Proteins encoded by one window of Mercenaria mercenaria strain notata chromosome 4, MADL_Memer_1, whole genome shotgun sequence:
- the LOC128556145 gene encoding toll-like receptor 6: MKQVVYISLHSSQVTQLSDETFKENKHLRYLDLRYNDIAHIQESALRISLLNNLHSLDLSQNPFVCDCDLEWLIKWMKTKQDNNVIRRYPQGYICSLPKEKSKMRLSEISFTYKECHPWSPWIWVAIIASPCVIVIGITVLLLYRNRWNIKHYIYLLRKRRNYQIINGHNFVYDAFVGYEATDSAWVRRRLLPVLEEEVGLKLCIHERDFQPGAFINDNIVTNMDKSEKVVLVLSNAFAGSEWCMFELKIAHSKLIEDETELVIILLEEIDGRNMNHSLKVLFDTTTYIEWTEDVVGQELFWTKLKNVLKK, encoded by the coding sequence ATGAAACAAGTAGTTTATATAAGCCTTCATTCAAGCCAAGTGACACAATTATCTGAcgaaacatttaaagaaaacaagCATTTGAGATATCTTGATTTAAGGTATAATGACATTGCACATATACAAGAGTCGGCCCTACGAATTTCacttctaaataatttacattcACTTGATCTTAGTCAAAATCCGTTTGTATGTGACTGTGACTTAGAATGGTTAATTAAATGGATGAAAACAAAGCAAGATAATAATGTGATTCGAAGGTATCCACAAGGATACATATGTTCACTTCCAAAAGAAAAGTCTAAAATGCGGCtttctgaaatatctttcacgtaCAAAGAATGTCATCCATGGAGTCCTTGGATATGGGTCGCTATTATTGCCTCGCCTTGTGTTATTGTTATAGGTATTACTGTTCTGTTACTGTATAGAAATAGATGGAATATTAAACATTACATCTATTTGTTAAGAAAGAGAAGGaattatcaaattataaatggACATAACTTTGTGTACGATGCCTTCGTTGGATACGAGGCAACGGATTCGGCGTGGGTACGTCGCAGGCTGTTACCTGTTCTTGAAGAAGAGGTCGGGTTGAAATTGTGTATTCATGAAAGGGACTTTCAACCGGGCGCTTTTATAAATGACAATATTGTCACAAATATGGACAAAAGTGAGAAAGTCGTTCTTGTCTTAAGCAATGCATTTGCTGGTAGTGAATGGTGTATGTTTGAATTGAAAATTGCACATTCGAAACTGATTGAAGATGAAACAGAACTGGTGATCATTCTTTTAGAGGAAATTGATGGAAGAAATATGAATCACTccttaaaagttttgtttgataCGACGACATACATAGAATGGACAGAGGATGTGGTAGGCCAGGAACTGTTCTGGACAAAATTaaagaatgttttgaaaaagtaa